Proteins found in one Herbiconiux sp. A18JL235 genomic segment:
- the otnK gene encoding 3-oxo-tetronate kinase, with translation MLRLGAIADDFTGATDLATSLRERGFRVAVLLGADALRSATDDLAELDAVVVALKTRTIPAADAIAQSLAALRGLAALDPEQYFVKYCSTFDSTPAGNIGPVLDAVLDEVGERRTVVVPSFPDNGRTVVHGELFVNGEPLSDSPMRHHPLTPMTESRVASILQPQTTRTIGEVPVEVVRQGPDAVRAALDASSAAYLVVDATTNAELQTVQAATRDWRVLSGSAGLAFGMRGEHDPASQRFDAPAGRRLVVCGSASAKTRAQIAHALASGAAGFKLDVDRAIAAPDAVVGEVAEWLAGLAEEAVPVVYSVATLDDIRAGEAAAGPTAAEAVEAVLSRVVVEAVERLGVRRIVVAGGETSGAVATALGCARLLIGPQLAPGVCWSLTRTGEAGGGAGRASGTEVALALKSGNFGADDLFISAWEALS, from the coding sequence TTGCTGCGTCTGGGCGCCATCGCCGACGACTTCACCGGAGCGACCGACCTCGCCACCTCGCTGCGCGAGCGCGGATTCCGGGTCGCGGTGCTGCTGGGTGCCGACGCCTTGAGGTCGGCGACCGACGACCTCGCCGAGCTCGACGCCGTCGTCGTGGCGCTCAAGACCCGCACGATCCCCGCAGCCGACGCCATCGCTCAGTCGCTCGCCGCGCTCCGCGGCCTGGCCGCGCTCGACCCGGAGCAGTACTTCGTGAAGTACTGCTCCACCTTCGACTCCACGCCCGCGGGCAACATCGGGCCCGTGCTCGACGCCGTGCTCGACGAGGTGGGGGAGCGCCGCACCGTCGTCGTCCCCTCCTTTCCCGACAACGGGCGCACCGTCGTGCACGGCGAGTTGTTCGTGAACGGCGAGCCGCTCAGCGACTCCCCGATGCGTCACCACCCGCTCACGCCGATGACCGAGTCGCGGGTGGCGAGCATCCTGCAGCCGCAGACCACGCGCACGATCGGCGAGGTGCCGGTCGAGGTGGTGCGGCAGGGCCCGGATGCGGTGCGTGCGGCCCTCGACGCCTCCTCCGCCGCGTACCTCGTCGTCGACGCCACCACCAACGCCGAGCTCCAGACCGTGCAGGCGGCGACCCGCGACTGGCGCGTGCTCTCCGGCAGCGCCGGGCTGGCGTTCGGGATGCGCGGAGAGCACGACCCCGCCTCGCAGCGCTTCGACGCGCCGGCGGGCCGGCGGCTCGTGGTGTGCGGAAGTGCCTCGGCGAAGACGCGGGCGCAGATCGCCCACGCGCTTGCCTCCGGCGCAGCGGGCTTCAAGCTCGACGTCGACCGGGCGATCGCGGCACCGGATGCCGTCGTGGGCGAGGTGGCTGAGTGGCTCGCCGGGCTCGCGGAGGAGGCCGTGCCGGTCGTGTACTCCGTGGCGACGCTCGACGACATCCGGGCCGGTGAGGCCGCCGCGGGGCCCACGGCTGCCGAGGCCGTGGAGGCCGTGCTCTCGCGCGTGGTGGTCGAGGCGGTCGAGCGTCTCGGCGTGCGCCGCATCGTGGTGGCGGGCGGCGAGACCTCCGGTGCCGTCGCGACGGCGCTCGGCTGCGCGCGGCTGCTCATCGGCCCGCAGCTCGCTCCCGGTGTCTGCTGGTCGCTCACGCGCACCGGTGAGGCGGGCGGCGGGGCGGGCCGCGCATCCGGAACCGAGGTGGCGCTCGCCCTCAAGTCGGGGAACTTCGGCGCCGACGACCTGTTCATCTCGGCCTGGGAGGCACTGTCGTGA
- a CDS encoding class II aldolase/adducin family protein, with amino-acid sequence MTDASVPGVTLLDLRDTVIAMGARIAAAGISPGSSGNLSVRSGDLVYATGTGTDLGRLTRDDIAVLDRSGERLDGPRASKETSLHLAFYAKNPSHTAVVHVHSPHAVALSCLEPWSEFSAVPPLTPYFVMRVGQAPLIPFRVPGSPELGELVGALDFPFQAAVLSNHGQITSGVDAQAAVEAAIELEEACRIALLTEGRPRRVLPPADVVALSEKWGTPWSTAVAPGTP; translated from the coding sequence GTGACCGACGCATCCGTTCCCGGAGTGACCCTGCTCGATCTGCGCGACACGGTCATCGCGATGGGTGCGCGCATCGCGGCGGCGGGCATCAGCCCGGGCTCGAGCGGCAACCTCAGCGTGAGGAGCGGCGACCTCGTCTACGCGACCGGCACCGGCACCGACCTCGGTCGACTCACCCGCGACGACATCGCGGTGCTCGATCGCTCGGGGGAGCGGCTCGACGGGCCGCGCGCCTCGAAGGAGACCTCGCTGCACCTCGCGTTCTACGCGAAGAACCCGTCGCACACCGCGGTGGTGCACGTGCACTCGCCGCACGCCGTCGCGCTGTCGTGCCTCGAGCCGTGGAGCGAGTTCAGCGCCGTGCCGCCGCTCACCCCGTACTTCGTGATGCGGGTGGGGCAGGCGCCGCTCATCCCGTTCCGGGTTCCCGGCAGCCCCGAGCTCGGCGAGCTCGTCGGCGCTCTCGACTTCCCGTTCCAGGCGGCGGTGCTGTCGAACCACGGGCAGATCACGAGCGGGGTCGACGCGCAGGCCGCGGTGGAGGCCGCGATCGAGCTCGAGGAGGCGTGCCGCATCGCGCTGCTCACCGAGGGTCGCCCGCGGCGGGTTCTGCCGCCCGCCGATGTGGTGGCGCTGAGCGAGAAGTGGGGCACGCCGTGGTCGACCGCGGTCGCGCCGGGCACGCCCTAA
- a CDS encoding MarR family winged helix-turn-helix transcriptional regulator, producing MENSRPARRRPSPTSHDLRVWRDFVEAGARIRSLLAARLQAESGVSAGDYSVMLALSEAPEKRMRSSKLAETVGWERSRLSHHLGRMEKRGLVLRAPSSADSRGAEVTLTAEGASRFRVASVAHLRAVQELFVEAFESSSEADLDAVEATTAALRRHLDGFSRREPHPDEESRFN from the coding sequence GTGGAGAATTCCCGCCCCGCACGCCGGCGCCCGTCGCCCACCTCGCACGACCTCCGGGTGTGGCGCGATTTCGTAGAGGCCGGTGCGCGCATCCGCTCGCTGCTGGCCGCGCGACTGCAGGCTGAGTCGGGTGTGTCGGCCGGCGACTACTCGGTGATGCTCGCCCTCTCGGAGGCACCCGAGAAGCGGATGCGCTCCTCCAAACTCGCCGAGACCGTCGGTTGGGAACGCAGCCGACTCTCGCATCACCTCGGCCGCATGGAGAAACGCGGGCTCGTCTTGCGCGCGCCCTCCTCTGCCGACAGTCGCGGGGCCGAGGTCACGCTCACCGCGGAGGGCGCCTCGCGGTTCAGGGTGGCATCGGTTGCCCACCTCCGCGCGGTGCAGGAGCTGTTCGTAGAGGCATTCGAGTCATCGTCAGAGGCCGACCTCGACGCCGTCGAAGCGACGACCGCCGCGCTCAGGCGCCACCTCGATGGGTTCAGCCGACGCGAGCCCCACCCCGACGAGGAGTCACGGTTCAATTGA
- a CDS encoding type I restriction endonuclease encodes MEFEERLVALAAKVQNQREAIQTEEATKNAFVMPFISTILGYDVFNPLEVVPEFTADVGVKRGEKIDYAIMREGEVQILIECKTATGQLKIEHASQLFRYFAVTNARIAVLTNGEVYNFYTDLDAPNRMDEKPFLVLDLSDIDETTIPELKKLTKDVFDLDSVISAAEELKYVGALKREIAQQFREPSDEWIKFFTSRVYEGAYTQKVRSQFTSLVAKAARQFLNERVNDRLKTALGATALPVATSGSGTPPAIESQAVVERDLVHNSDEVETTLEELEGYQIVKAIACSEVKPHRVVHRDAKSYFAILLDDNNRKPIARLWFNGKKQKYLGLFDAEKVETRVAIESLDEIYEHADAIRASVRRGAE; translated from the coding sequence ATGGAGTTCGAAGAACGTCTCGTCGCTTTGGCGGCCAAGGTGCAGAATCAGCGTGAAGCAATTCAAACCGAAGAGGCCACCAAAAACGCCTTCGTCATGCCATTCATCTCGACGATTCTCGGCTACGACGTGTTCAACCCACTGGAGGTCGTTCCGGAGTTCACCGCCGATGTAGGCGTGAAGCGTGGAGAGAAGATCGACTACGCAATCATGCGCGAGGGCGAGGTTCAGATCCTCATCGAGTGCAAGACGGCTACGGGCCAGCTGAAGATCGAGCATGCGTCCCAGTTGTTCCGCTACTTCGCTGTGACGAATGCGCGGATCGCCGTCCTCACCAACGGCGAGGTTTACAACTTCTACACCGACCTGGATGCCCCAAATCGAATGGACGAGAAGCCCTTTCTCGTTCTTGATCTTTCCGACATCGACGAGACCACCATTCCCGAGTTGAAGAAGCTCACCAAGGACGTTTTCGATCTCGACTCCGTCATCAGCGCCGCAGAGGAACTCAAGTATGTCGGCGCTCTGAAACGCGAGATTGCCCAGCAGTTCAGGGAGCCGTCGGACGAATGGATCAAGTTCTTTACCTCTCGCGTGTATGAGGGCGCATACACACAGAAAGTACGGTCGCAATTCACGTCGCTCGTGGCCAAGGCTGCGCGTCAGTTTCTCAACGAGCGGGTCAATGACAGGTTGAAGACCGCCCTTGGTGCGACTGCTCTGCCAGTGGCGACCTCCGGCTCCGGCACACCACCCGCCATCGAGAGCCAGGCCGTCGTCGAAAGAGACCTCGTTCACAACAGCGACGAGGTTGAGACGACGCTCGAGGAACTGGAGGGGTACCAGATCGTCAAGGCCATCGCCTGCTCGGAGGTGAAGCCCCATCGTGTGGTGCATCGAGATGCGAAGTCGTATTTCGCAATCCTGCTCGACGACAACAACCGCAAGCCCATCGCTCGCCTGTGGTTCAACGGTAAGAAGCAAAAATATCTGGGGCTGTTCGACGCAGAGAAGGTCGAAACCAGGGTCGCCATCGAGTCCTTGGACGAGATCTACGAACACGCGGACGCAATTCGAGCATCAGTCCGCCGCGGCGCAGAGTAG
- a CDS encoding homoserine dehydrogenase has protein sequence MVTSPVHPPQPSTPVRVALTGARGGFGRTFLAQVRAVPRLVVTQLIDPDTAGVATMLDELGFGVDARERAALVASADAVDWADIDVLVEATGRIDAGYDYASTAIAHGVHVVMVSKEVESLAGVSLSAAATAVGVRYLPGDGDQPANLLRLLDWVERTGLEVVALGKSGEYDLVLDPAAGTVTQLDETVDTPDLPGLLTLGDDVTATLAARASAVSALKRSAAADSCEMAVVSLYSGAHADVEALHYPVARPDELADIYAARADGGIRMRDRVVDVFSMLRLPGEASFAGGVFAVVRTNDPVTWQLLRGKGHIVSRSGEYACLYWPYHAMGVETVLTVLDAFDGTAPARTPRQHTVLAARAAAPLSAGTRFRVEGHHHEIAGVATAIVDREVAAGVAPYYLLSGAALTRDVAEGELIELADLDEMPAGALGAFTQGFAL, from the coding sequence ATGGTGACCTCCCCCGTGCACCCGCCGCAGCCAAGCACCCCTGTGCGCGTCGCCCTCACCGGAGCGCGCGGCGGGTTCGGCCGCACCTTCCTGGCGCAGGTGCGCGCGGTGCCGCGCCTCGTGGTGACCCAGCTGATCGACCCCGACACCGCGGGCGTTGCGACCATGCTCGACGAGCTCGGGTTCGGGGTCGACGCGCGAGAGCGAGCCGCCCTCGTCGCCTCCGCCGACGCCGTCGACTGGGCCGACATCGACGTGCTCGTCGAGGCCACCGGCCGCATCGACGCCGGCTACGACTACGCCTCCACCGCCATCGCGCACGGCGTGCACGTGGTGATGGTGAGCAAAGAGGTCGAGTCGCTCGCCGGCGTGAGCCTCTCCGCCGCCGCCACCGCGGTCGGCGTGCGCTACCTCCCGGGCGACGGTGACCAGCCCGCGAACCTGCTGCGCCTGCTCGACTGGGTGGAGCGCACCGGCCTCGAGGTCGTCGCCCTCGGCAAGTCGGGCGAGTACGACCTCGTGCTCGACCCCGCGGCAGGCACCGTCACCCAGCTCGACGAGACCGTCGACACCCCCGACCTCCCCGGCCTGCTCACGCTCGGCGACGACGTGACGGCGACGCTCGCGGCACGAGCATCCGCCGTCTCGGCACTCAAGCGCTCGGCCGCCGCCGACTCCTGCGAGATGGCCGTCGTCTCCCTCTACTCCGGCGCCCACGCCGACGTCGAGGCGCTCCACTACCCGGTCGCCCGCCCCGACGAGCTCGCCGACATCTATGCGGCTCGTGCCGACGGGGGGATCCGGATGCGCGACCGCGTCGTCGACGTCTTCTCCATGCTCCGCCTCCCGGGCGAGGCCAGCTTCGCCGGCGGTGTGTTCGCCGTCGTGCGCACGAACGACCCCGTCACGTGGCAATTGCTGCGCGGCAAGGGGCACATCGTCTCACGCTCGGGCGAGTACGCCTGCCTCTACTGGCCGTATCACGCGATGGGGGTCGAGACCGTTCTGACGGTGCTCGACGCGTTCGACGGCACCGCGCCGGCGCGCACGCCCCGGCAGCACACCGTGCTCGCCGCGCGCGCCGCGGCACCGCTGTCCGCGGGCACGCGGTTCCGGGTCGAGGGGCATCACCACGAGATCGCCGGGGTCGCTACGGCGATCGTCGACCGCGAGGTCGCGGCCGGGGTCGCTCCCTACTACCTGCTGAGCGGCGCGGCGCTCACGCGCGACGTCGCCGAGGGCGAGCTGATCGAGCTCGCCGACCTCGACGAGATGCCGGCCGGGGCGCTCGGCGCCTTCACCCAGGGGTTCGCGCTGTGA
- a CDS encoding DeoR/GlpR family DNA-binding transcription regulator, whose translation MSDSDETPLIPDQRRELIVKHLRRESVMSYHQLTALLGVSQMTIRRDIAALEAAGRVLATPGGAKISSRLSVEPSRLEKSTQDLIEKDAMAREAARLVSDGMTVFLDAGTTIQAMRPYLDGVADLTVVSNDLAVVSSFLDHPTVDIIALGGRVEKANQSTVGRLAALTLRELSVDVAFLSSSSWDLQRGVTTPAESKVELKKAALEVASEAVLVAGASKYGTFGRYRIFGLDEVDVVITDTALSDAAAAGIREHGAALVLADPGEAARAAG comes from the coding sequence GTGTCCGATTCGGATGAGACGCCGTTGATCCCCGATCAGCGGCGCGAGCTGATCGTGAAGCACCTCAGGCGCGAGTCGGTGATGAGCTACCACCAGCTCACGGCGCTGCTCGGGGTGAGTCAGATGACCATCCGTCGCGACATCGCCGCGCTCGAGGCGGCCGGCCGGGTGCTGGCGACGCCCGGTGGGGCGAAGATCTCGTCGAGGCTGTCGGTCGAGCCGTCGCGACTGGAGAAGTCGACCCAGGATCTCATCGAGAAGGATGCGATGGCCCGCGAGGCCGCCCGGCTGGTGAGCGACGGGATGACCGTCTTCCTCGATGCCGGCACGACCATCCAGGCCATGCGCCCCTACCTCGACGGGGTCGCCGACCTCACCGTGGTGTCGAACGACCTCGCCGTGGTGAGCTCGTTCCTCGACCACCCCACGGTCGACATCATCGCCCTCGGCGGCCGGGTCGAGAAGGCCAACCAGTCGACGGTCGGGCGGCTTGCCGCGCTGACGCTGCGGGAGCTGTCGGTGGATGTCGCGTTCCTCTCGTCGAGCTCGTGGGATCTGCAGCGCGGCGTCACCACCCCCGCCGAGTCGAAAGTGGAGCTGAAGAAGGCGGCGCTCGAGGTGGCCTCGGAGGCGGTGCTCGTGGCGGGGGCGTCGAAGTACGGCACCTTCGGCCGCTACCGCATCTTCGGGCTCGACGAGGTCGACGTGGTCATCACCGACACCGCCCTCAGCGACGCCGCCGCCGCGGGCATCCGCGAGCACGGCGCCGCCCTGGTGCTCGCCGACCCGGGCGAGGCGGCCCGCGCCGCCGGCTGA